A window from Culex pipiens pallens isolate TS chromosome 3, TS_CPP_V2, whole genome shotgun sequence encodes these proteins:
- the LOC120430926 gene encoding nuclear pore complex protein Nup133-like, producing MDKSFGTLFGPSKNSSVSRSRQSLGGSLFSTGGGGVGLRKGGGPPLAGSIGRKGSGRYSLSTRSNISTLQVVAKSDYNILECYGLPLPVQVSEILTFAERSAPVSIGYGQNGWAWLVHGRRLLIWQYRESHSKAAMATGGDFPTPRRALASQCRQLTLPHCDIGHKATLISVFIAEGHQMASCLAVSPAGDVRYWPSIAHDGSSMDECNILEGQEFEEVVGLSSGNYLLVTTTCSLVQLQIPAQAGRQSIVARLVKPPSGFFGGIGKKFASIIIGMHSIQERENKLIKIASEKVSAHEWHITVLADKWIQRWAFSPSGAGGERFLCEDAEIMRKIRDFFVQKLWARDAGGEIELWPLDMRSTDRGVVILAAASNLQRTPQVFYALLTFVFEGDGMVLKESTMMKYKGFYSREREEETTGFRFVANRAVAYVYNEKVIYPVNLDRGAANSAANSESSSPSEELEKIEFNVQDDAILAANCFQNTALFFSKIHGLVVVTPSDFEPNSEVFNSSVSSDVFNPNISVNDSVFISQSIFAPATTNAGNLVLYDLDPEEISSADKDHVSQLKAAFIYHIKRNIPASNEIINEILQSAEQKPLDGTVDQIVLQIARDLAEDIPAADPRWEVTQKHALGSSTSMQIVQQLREKNIALTQFIDFLHASTLWDKLGASSGGDVVRPTAHLLGDIAEKIVAAIALKCLHASHARIIDEAIDLVLREGNRTPPSPNLTNQDLFYVQVNQIHEIFKVFADLVESYIRQEFTTTQVQTALVEINTITVTVLQEVSKFREAKADLFNVRDELNRHECVPWTASSGKYGMKDVLLHMINSTLKYGIKGSGEPEFKIKHYKQMTELVDFVLDGRKRYLDSVGDEAKRAVLLQQYESQRSDLIFPLVDAEQYELAAKLAEKYLDFQILVVICDKTNSQARLDEYIERYKELDFSQFAISWHMRQNKQGDIFQRFKGNQVELARFLSDHPSLAWIQLVFNGELAQAAEVLLALAQNEKELLSRKRVMLSLSKLCALAAEGDFGAQIAEINSEAKLLDLQEEIPVDILNIYGYDTKNAKVLSPEEIVDLYIADEYSKSSETEFRKALELLDFVEEPMEVRHKIWCAAILRDSWDNYNPNAPLDTMQGMMFFRLIDLCYILDGELENFLPAVENFLGASELGDLVESKSFQYLIKLGYEHIYDSYKKK from the exons ATGGACAAATCCTTCGGAACGCTGTTCGGTCCGTCGAAAAACAGCTCGGTTTCGCGTTCGCGCCAATCCCTCGGCGGGTCGCTCTTTTCtaccggcggcggcggcgtcggtCTTCGCAAGGGAGGCGGTCCTCCACTGGCCGGTTCCATTGGTCGGAAAGGTTCCGGACGGTACAGTTTGTCCACACGGTCGAATATTTCCACCCTTCAGGTGGTGGCAAAGTCGGACTATAATATCTTGGAATGTTACGGGTTGCCGTTGCCGGTGCAGGTCAGTGAGATCTTGACCTTTGCCGAACGGAGTGCGCCGGTGTCGATCGGTTACGGCCAGAATGGGTGGGCCTGGTTGGTGCACGGTCGCCGATTGCTGATCTGGCAGTACCGCGAGAGTCACTCGAAGGCGGCCATGGCAACTGGCGGGGACTTTCCGACGCCGCGGCGTGCCCTGGCCAGCCAGTGCCGGCAGTTGACGCTGCCACACTGCGACATTGGCCACAAAGCGACGCTCATTTCGGTGTTTATCGCCGAAGGGCACCAGATGGCGTCGTGTCTGGCCGTTTCCCCGGCCGGCGATGTGCGCTATTGGCCGTCGATTGCCCACGACGGGTCGAGCATGGACGAGTGTAACATTCTGGAGGGGCAGGAGTTCGAGGAGGTCGTTGGGCTGAGCAGCGGGAATTATCTGCTCGTGACGACGACCTGCAGTTTGGTGCAGCTGCAGATTCCGGCGCAAGCAGGACGGCAGTCGATCGTGGCGAGGTTGGTGAAACCACCGTCCGGATTTTTTGGGGGAATCGGAAAGAAGTTTGCTTCGATCATCATCGGGATGCACAGCATCCAGGAGAGGGAGAAT AAACTGATCAAAATCGCTAGCGAGAAGGTGTCCGCACACGAGTGGCACATCACGGTCCTGGCGGACAAGTGGATCCAGCGGTGGGCCTTCAGTCCGAGTGGTGCCGGCGGCGAACGCTTCCTGTGTGAGGACGCCGaaattatgcgtaaaattcggGACTTTTTCGTGCAGAAATTGTGGGCTCGGGACGCCGGCGGTGAAATCGAGCTGTGGCCGCTGGACATGCGTTCGACGGACCGTGGCGTGGTCATTCTGGCCGCGGCGAGTAATTTGCAGAGGACGCCGCAGGTGTTTTACGCGCTGTTGACATTCGTGTTCGAAGGGGACGGAATGGTGTTGAAGGAGAGTACGATGATGAAGTACAAGGGATTCTACAGCCGGGAACGGGAGGAGGAAACGACTGGATTCCGGTTCGTGGCGAACCGTGCGGTAGCATATGTCTACAATGAGAAAGTGATTTATCCCGTTAATCTGGACCGGGGAGCGGCAAATTCGGCAGCCAACAGCGAAAGTAGCAGTCCTTCGGAAGAGCTGGAAAAGATCGAGTTCAACGTCCAAGATGACGCTATTTTGGCTGCAAATTGTTTCCAGAACACTGCACTGTTCTTTTCCAAGATTCACGGCCTCGTAGTCGTCACTCCCTCGGATTTCGAACCGAACAGTGAAGTCTTCAACTCGTCCGTGTCTTCGGATGTGTTCAATCCGAACATATCGGTAAACGATTCCGTGTTCATCTCGCAGTCAATCTTCGCTCCAGCAACGACCAACGCCGGTAACTTGGTTCTGTACGACCTCGATCCAGAGGAGATCAGCAGCGCCGACAAGGACCACGTCAGCCAACTCAAAGCCGCCTTCATCTACCACATCAAGCGAAACATCCCCGCGTCCAACGAGATCATCAACGAAATTCTCCAATCTGCCGAGCAAAAGCCCCTGGACGGCACGGTTGACCAAATCGTCCTCCAAATCGCCCGCGACCTTGCCGAAGACATTCCGGCCGCTGATCCGCGTTGGGAAGTCACCCAAAAGCACGCCCTCGGATCTTCAACGTCGATGCAAATCGTGCAGCAACTGCGGGAAAAGAACATTGCCCTTACCCAGTTCATCGACTTCTTGCACGCGTCGACCCTCTGGGACAAACTGGGCGCATCCAGCGGCGGAGACGTTGTCCGCCCAACGGCCCACCTGCTTGGAGACATTGCCGAAAAAATCGTCGCTGCGATCGCGCTCAAATGTCTGCACGCCAGCCACGCTCGGATCATCGACGAAGCCATCGACCTGGTCCTGCGGGAGGGCAATCGTACGCCACCCTCGCCAAACCTCACCAACCAAGATCTGTTCTACGTGCAGGTCAACCAAATCCACGAAATCTTCAAAGTGTTTGCCGACCTCGTCGAAAGCTACATCCGCCAGGAGTTCACCACGACCCAGGTTCAAACGGCCCTGGTCGAGATCAACACCATCACGGTAACGGTGCTGCAGGAGGTCAGCAAGTTCCGCGAGGCAAAGGCGGACCTGTTTAACGTACGCGACGAACTGAACCGCCACGAGTGCGTCCCGTGGACGGCATCGTCGGGAAAGTATGGCATGAAGGACGTTCTGCTGCACATGATCAACAGCACGCTCAAGTACGGCATCAAGGGCAGTGGCGAGCCGGAGTTCAAAATCAAACACTACAAGCAGATGACCGAGCTGGTGGACTTTGTGCTGGACGGTCGCAAGCGGTATCTGGACAGCGTCGGAGACGAGGCGAAGCGGGCGGTGCTGCTGCAGCAGTACGAGTCGCAACGGAGCGATCTGATCTTCCCGTTGG TGGACGCGGAGCAGTACGAGCTGGCGGCAAAGTTGGCTGAAAAGTACCTCGACTTCCAGATCTTGGTGGTGATCTGCGACAAAACCAACAGCCAAGCCCGGCTAGACGAGTACATCGAGCGGTACAAGGAGCTGGACTTTTCGCAGTTCGCCATCAGCTGGCACATGCGTCAGAACAAGCAGGGCGACATCTTCCAACGATTCAAGGGCAATCAGGTGGAGTTGGCGCGATTCCTGTCGGATCACCCGTCGCTGGCGTGGATCCAACTCGTGTTCAACGGGGAGTTGGCCCAGGCGGCGGAAGTGTTGCTCGCGCTAGCCCAGAACGAGAAGGAACTGCTGAGCCGGAAGCGGGTCATGCTTTCGCTGTCCAAGCTGTGCGCGCTGGCCGCGGAGGGTGACTTTGGCGCGCAAATCGCAGAGATCAACTCCGAGGCGAAGCTGCTCGATCTGCAGGAGGAAATACCCGTCGATATCCTCAACATCTACGGTTACGACACCAAGAACGCCAAGGTTCTATCCCCAGAAGAAATCGTAGACCTCTACATCGCCGACGAGTACAGCAAATCGTCCGAGACCGAGTTTCGGAAGGCGCTCGAACTGCTGGACTTTGTCGAGGAACCGATGGAGGTGCGACACAAGATCTGGTGCGCAGCGATCCTTCGCGACAGCTGGGACAACTACAATCCGAACGCCCCGCTGGACACGATGCAGGGCATGATGTTCTTCCGGTTGATTGACCTGTGCTACATTCTGGACGGTGAGCTCGAGAACTTCCTCCCGGCGGTGGAGAACTTTCTCGGCGCGTCCGAACTGGGCGACCTGGTCGAGAGCAAATCGTTCCAGTATCTGATCAAGCTGGGCTACGAACACATCTACGACTCGTACAAGAAAAAGTGA
- the LOC120430929 gene encoding myeloperoxidase-like: MRVNLPSERMTDERTPLTLGPPPPLDTDSGSSYVHQHKGYETLRERQVKTFQCWICSAILGAFVIGIIISLSYIILGDARKGAANVTNTTESANFPDLFNLISFPLADESIPTWDGPDVSDEDAAAAISEGEKALGDKELLEEALTAPPVNSPTYRHQRAVSTSLAARLVSKLGYVEIKATKAIARKFNMNKRHRRWSIGKGLALKLPRVNETQVCDFNARYRTNNGTCNNRKQPYSYGVALIPFRRQLTPDYGDGVSSPRESVDRKALPSARQVSIELHRPSYHNDPNFSVMLAVWGQFLDHDITSTALNQGVGGKAIECCDPGQPQHPECYPVKLGPGDPYFHEYNLTCMNFVRSIPASTGHLGPRQQLNQATAYIDGSVVYGSDDAKVKRLRSGVDGRLRMLKTPDNRELLPQSTDPNDGCNEASMNAAGKYCFESGDDRSNENLHLTSMHLIWARHHNNLTGELKKVNPEWDDERLFQEARRILAAQMQHITYSEFVPVIIGANNSDQMGISPTPDSDRDTYNASVDASIANIFAAAAFRFAHTLLPTLMKQTRDPTSSASGIELHKMLFNPYSLYGSTGLDDAIGGAMSTPLGKYDQFFTTELTERLFEKSEDLLHDRPCGLDLVSLNIQRGRDHGLPSYPHWRKHCRLPPVDTWAQMADAVDPGSLEQMKKMYAEPENVDVYSGALSEPPVKGGVVGPLITCLLGDQFVRLKQGDSFWYERRRGPQRFTRDQLQQIYNTKLSSIICRNSDAITHSPVDLMRKVDRNQNPERPCSELDTFDFGAFRERKKDLTGRVKVATAKVGVLVIQTSSTSTEASVGTSATEPSTTSTTGAATTTTTTASVPAT; encoded by the exons ATGCGAGTTAATCTACCTAGTGAAA GAATGACCGACGAAAGGACACCGTTGACGCTGGGACCGCCCCCGCCGTTGGACACGGACAGCGGATCGTCCTACGTTCACCAGCACAAGGGTTACGAAACTTTGCGGGAGCGCCAGGTTAAGACCTTCCAGTGTTGGATCTGCTCCGCCATTTT gggAGCCTTCGTGATCGGAATTATCATAAGCCTCAGTTACATAATTCTGGGCGACGCAAGAAAAGGAGCGGCCAACGTTACGAACACTACCGAGTCGGCGAATTTCCCGGATTTGTTTAATCTGATTAGCTTTCCGCTTGCCG ACGAATCGATTCCGACTTGGGACGGACCGGATGTGAGCGATGAAGATGCGGCGGCGGCAATATCCGAAGGAGAGAAAGCCTTGGGCGATAAGGAACTGCTGGAGGAAGCGTTGACGGCTCCACCGGTCAATTCTCCGACCTACCGTCATCAGCGTGCTGTGAGTACCTCGTTGGCCGCGCGTTTGGTGTCCAAGTTGGGCTACGTCGAGATCAAGGCGACCAAGGCGATCGCCCGAAAGTTCAACATGAACAAGCGACACCGTCGTTGGAGTATCGGAAAGGGTCTGGCACTTAAGCTTCCTCGCGTGAACGAAACTCAGGTGTGTGACTTCAACGCGCGATACAGGACTAACAACGGCACTTGTAATAACCGAAAGCAACCGTATTCTTACGGAGTGGCATTGATCCCCTTCCGTCGTCAGCTGACCCCGGACTACGGTGACGGTGTTTCGAGTCCACGAGAATCGGTTGATAGGAAAGCATTGCCTAGTGCACGGCAGGTTTCAATAGAGTTGCATCGTCCCTCGTACCACAACGATCCGAACTTCTCGGTAATGCTTGCTGTTTGGGGTCAATTCTTGGATCACGACATCACGTCTACTGCGTTGAATCAGGGAGTTGGCGGCAAGGCGATCGAGTGTTGCGATCCAGGTCAACCTCAACATCCGGAGTGCTACCCGGTCAAGCTTGGACCGGGAGATCCTTACTTCCACGAATATAACTTGACATGTATGAACTTTGTTCGGTCTATACCGGCAAGTACGGGTCATTTGGGACCGCGTCAGCAGTTGAACCAAGCCACGGCTTATATCGATGGATCGGTCGTGTACGGTTCGGACGACGCCAAAGTTAAGCGGCTAAGATCAGGCGTGGATGGGCGTTTGCGTATGTTAAAGACCCCGGACAATCGAGAACTGCTACCACAATCTACTGATCCCAATGATGGATGTAACGAAGCGAGCATGAACGCAGCCGGCAAGTATTGCTTCGAGTCTGGAGACGATCGTTCGAACGAAAATCTTCATCTGACCTCGATGCACTTGATCTGGGCAAGACACCACAATAATTTGACCGGGGAGCTCAAGAAGGTCAATCCGGAGTGGGACGACGAGCGGTTGTTCCAGGAAGCGCGACGAATCTTGGCTGCCCAGATGCAGCATATAACCTACAGTGAATTTGTTCCCGTGATCATCGGAGCTAACAACAGTGACCAAATGGGTATTTCGCCGACTCCGGACAGTGATCGCGATACTTACAACGCTTCGGTAGATGCCTCTATCGCCAACATATTTGCGGCAGCGGCCTTCCGTTTTGCTCACACGTTGCTTCCG ACCCTGATGAAACAAACACGCGATCCGACGAGTTCTGCATCCGGAATCGAGCTGCATAAAATGTTGTTCAACCCGTACTCCTTGTACGGGTCAACCGGTTTGGACGACGCGATCGGTGGGGCGATGAGTACCCCGCTGGGCAAGTACGATCAATTCTTTACCACCGAGTTGACCGAACGACTGTTTGAAAAGTCCGAAGATCTGCTGCACGATCGACCTTGCGGACTGGACTTGGTATCGTTGAACATCCAACGTGGTCGCGATCACGGACTGCCCTCGTACCCTCACTGGAGAAAGCACTGTCGATTGCCCCCGGTTGATACCTGGGCCCAAATGGCTGACGCCGTCGATCCGGGATCGCTCGAGCAAATGAAGAAGATGTACGCAGAACCGGAAAATGTGGACGTCTATTCGGGAGCACTGAGCGAACCTCCCGTAAAAGGGGGAGTCGTTGGACCGCTGATCACGTGCCTTCTCGGGGATCAGTTCGTTCGCTTGAAGCAGGGAGATTCGTTCTGGTACGAGCGCCGACGAGGACCGCAGCGATTCACTAGAG ACCAACTGCAGCAAATCTACAATACGAAACTGTCCAGCATCATCTGCCGCAACTCGGATGCCATCACCCATTCCCCGGTGGATCTTATGCGAAAGGTCGACCGCAATCAAAATCCGGAACGGCCATGCTCCGAGCTGGACACGTTCGACTTTGGAGCGTTCCGTGAGAGGAAGAAGGATTTGACAGGGCGGGTTAAGGTGGCCACCGCTAAAGTTGGAGTGCTGGTGATACAGACCTCGTCGACGTCCACCGAAGCCAGCGTGGGAACAAGTGCGACGGAGCCTTCAACGACATCGACAACGGGGGCGGCCACAACTACCACTACAACGGCTTCGGTGCCAGCCACTTGA